One part of the Arabidopsis thaliana chromosome 1 sequence genome encodes these proteins:
- a CDS encoding uncharacterized protein (unknown protein; BEST Arabidopsis thaliana protein match is: unknown protein (TAIR:AT2G16575.1); Has 35333 Blast hits to 34131 proteins in 2444 species: Archae - 798; Bacteria - 22429; Metazoa - 974; Fungi - 991; Plants - 531; Viruses - 0; Other Eukaryotes - 9610 (source: NCBI BLink).) produces the protein MNRNSKGRAWYDKIYRKLASQGNVSSGLDSVKDEPEKLREEQMEGDGFKEKLSDSVLIDEKLEEYSDCDRTATTSRSHTDPVSSQSTHQTPESFRTPITCDDDTFVSVSGISRDVSNLIPFATETPASPVQEKMANTRSFSNNSVKGNQDEFFIEDFDVGPMDTIDLYDMTFREDPSDFDDNLLYAMRDRTKQLRSFKRKIMDAIKSKRRREKEYEQLAIWFGDADMGCDLVNDKEQSTTSIDSKSSQTNVPVVSEDSEWEIL, from the exons ATGAATAGAAATTCCAAAGGAAGAGCATGGTATGATAAAATCTACCGTAAATTGGCATCTCAG GGTAATGTTTCTTCAGGATTGGATTCTGTAAAGGATGAACCAGAGAAACTCAGGGAGGAACAAATGGAGGGGGATGGTTTTAAGGAGAAGTTATCAGACTCTGTGTTGATAGATGAGAAGCTTGAAGAGTACAGTGATTGTGATCGAACAGCAACCACTTCCCGTTCTCACACAGATCCAGTATCTTCTCAATCTACTCACCAGACCCCGGAAAGCTTTAGGACTCCAATAAcatgtgatgatgatacttTTGTATCTGTCTCTGGGATTTCTAGGGATGTTTCAAATCTAATCCCATTCGCGACAGAGACTCCAGCTTCACCtgttcaagaaaaaatggCAAACACTAGATCCTTTAGCAACAACTCTGTGAAAG GTAATCAAGATGAGTTCTTCATTGAAGACTTCGATGTTGGTCCAATGGATACCATTGATTTGTATGACATGACATTTCGAGAAGACCCCTCAGATTTTGACGACAATTTGCTATATGCAATGCGTGACAGGACTAAGCAACTCAGATCATTCAAG AGAAAAATAATGGATGCTATTAAatcgaaaagaagaagagagaaggaatATGAACAGCTTGCTATATGGTTCGGAGATGCAGATATGGGTTGTGATCTGGTAAACGATAAGGAACAGTCTACAACATCTATAGACTCCAAAAGCTCGCAGACAAATGTGCCAGTTGTATCAGAAGATTCTGAGTGGGAGATTTTGTAA
- a CDS encoding uncharacterized protein (unknown protein; BEST Arabidopsis thaliana protein match is: unknown protein (TAIR:AT2G16575.1); Has 13 Blast hits to 13 proteins in 2 species: Archae - 0; Bacteria - 0; Metazoa - 0; Fungi - 0; Plants - 13; Viruses - 0; Other Eukaryotes - 0 (source: NCBI BLink).), with the protein MEGDGFKEKLSDSVLIDEKLEEYSDCDRTATTSRSHTDPVSSQSTHQTPESFRTPITCDDDTFVSVSGISRDVSNLIPFATETPASPVQEKMANTRSFSNNSVKGNQDEFFIEDFDVGPMDTIDLYDMTFREDPSDFDDNLLYAMRDRTKQLRSFKVLFHDVSVIKLNTVLPVSLFLICFFFIIIIREK; encoded by the exons ATGGAGGGGGATGGTTTTAAGGAGAAGTTATCAGACTCTGTGTTGATAGATGAGAAGCTTGAAGAGTACAGTGATTGTGATCGAACAGCAACCACTTCCCGTTCTCACACAGATCCAGTATCTTCTCAATCTACTCACCAGACCCCGGAAAGCTTTAGGACTCCAATAAcatgtgatgatgatacttTTGTATCTGTCTCTGGGATTTCTAGGGATGTTTCAAATCTAATCCCATTCGCGACAGAGACTCCAGCTTCACCtgttcaagaaaaaatggCAAACACTAGATCCTTTAGCAACAACTCTGTGAAAG GTAATCAAGATGAGTTCTTCATTGAAGACTTCGATGTTGGTCCAATGGATACCATTGATTTGTATGACATGACATTTCGAGAAGACCCCTCAGATTTTGACGACAATTTGCTATATGCAATGCGTGACAGGACTAAGCAACTCAGATCATTCAAGGTTCTCTTTCATGATGTATCTGTCATAAAATTGAATACTGTTCTCCCTGTATCTTTATTCCtaatatgtttcttctttatcataATCATCAGAGAAAAATAA
- a CDS encoding DNA-binding bromodomain-containing protein (DNA-binding bromodomain-containing protein; FUNCTIONS IN: DNA binding; INVOLVED IN: biological_process unknown; LOCATED IN: chloroplast; EXPRESSED IN: 18 plant structures; EXPRESSED DURING: 9 growth stages; CONTAINS InterPro DOMAIN/s: Bromodomain (InterPro:IPR001487); BEST Arabidopsis thaliana protein match is: global transcription factor group E3 (TAIR:AT1G73150.1); Has 10948 Blast hits to 7134 proteins in 556 species: Archae - 16; Bacteria - 1050; Metazoa - 4460; Fungi - 1290; Plants - 1025; Viruses - 165; Other Eukaryotes - 2942 (source: NCBI BLink).), producing MSSEHISGGGASKTKKHKWSSSQNRPKPMGVSRQERSVPLVSPSNSFASEDDHHMLKISLSSISKLEVRNLKRKLKSELDEVRSLIKRFDPEANPGGSMAKSGVVGRSKKVKTGNGGGKKSGHGADKGTVQIFKNCNSLLTKLMKHKSAWVFNVPVDAKGLGLHDYHNIVKEPMDLGTVKTKLGKSLYKSPLDFAEDVRLTFNNAILYNPIGHDVYRFAELLLNMFEDKWVSIEMQYDNLHRKFKPTRDIEFPAPAPSIAPIVEPLPAIVPSPSPSSPPPPPPPPVAAPVLENRTWEREESMTIPVEPEAVITAPEKAEEEEAPVNNRDLTLEEKRRLSEELQDLPYDKLETVVQIIKKSNPELSQKDDEIELDIDSLDINTLWELYRFVTGYKESLSKKNEAHGFGSERDAESVHNSIQEPTTLVSGTTTSRVTESGKAIRTSSPARQENNASGSSSSNSSSSDSGSCSSDTDSDSSSGRGSDNGN from the exons ATGTCTTCTGAACATATATCAGGTGGTGGAGCTTCAAAGACGAAGAAACATAAGTGGAGCTCAAGCCAGAACCGACCCAAACCAATGGGAGTTTCTAGACAGGAACGATCTGTTCCTCTTGTATCTCCTTCGAACTCGTTTGCGTCGGAGGACGATCATCACATGTTGAAGATAAGTCTGAGCTCGATTTCGAAGCTTGAGGTTAGGAACTTGAAGCGGAAACTAAAATCTGAGCTTGATGAGGTTAGGAGCTTGATCAAACGGTTCGATCCCGAAGCTAATCCTGGTGGGTCAATGGCTAAAAGTGGTGTTGTAGGGAGAAGCAAGAAGGTGAAAACAGGGAATGGAGGAGGTAAGAAAAGTGGGCATGGAGCTGATAAAGGTACGGTTCAGATTTTTAAGAACTGTAACAGTTTGCTTACGAAATTGATGAAGCATAAGAGTGCATGGGTATTCAATGTCCCTGTGGATGCTAAAGGACTTGGCTTGCATGATTATCACAATATTGTTAAAGAGCCTATGGATTTGGGTACAGTGAAGACTAAGTTGGGGAAAAGTTTGTATAAGTCGCCATTGGATTTCGCTGAAGATGTTAGACTTACTTTTAACAATGCGATTTTGTATAATCCGATTGGGCATGATGTGTATCGTTTTGCTGAGCTTTTGTTGAACATGTTTGAAGATAAATGGGTATCCATTGAAATGCAGTATGATAATCTTCATAGGAAGTTCAAACCAACTCGTGATATTGAGTTCCCTGCTCCTGCTCCATCCATTGCTCCTATTGTAGAGCCATTACCTGCCATTGTTCCTTCACCATCCCcgtcttctcctcctcctcctccaccgccaccaGTAGCAGCTCCGGTACTTGAAAATAGGACTTGGGAGAGAGAAGAATCTATGACAATCCCTGTGGAACCTGAAGCTGTAATTACTGCTCCAGagaaagctgaagaagaggaagcacCTGTTAACAACAGGGACCTCACCTTGGAAGAGAAACGGAGACTCAGTGAAGAGCTTCAAGACTTGCCTTATGACAAACTAGAGACTGTTGTTCAGATCATAAAGAAGAGCAATCCAGAGCTCTCTCaaaaagatgatgagattgaGCTGGATATTGATAGTCTTGATATCAACACGCTTTGGGAGCTTTATAGATTTGTGACTGGGTATAAGGAGAGCTTGAGCAAGAAAAACGAGGCTCATGGATTTGGTTCAGAAAGAGATGCTGAATCTGTTCACAATAGTATTCAAGAACCT ACCACTTTAGTAAGTGGCACCACAACATCGAGAGTTACTGAATCAG GAAAAGCAATTCGCACATCATCTCCTGCTCGGCAAGAAAACAATGCAAGTGGATCAAGTAGTTCTAACAGTTCTAGTAGTGACTCAGGATCTTGCTCTAGTG ATACTGACAGTGACAGCTCTTCAGGACGTGGATCAGATAATGGTAATTAG
- the ENODL22 gene encoding early nodulin-like protein 22 (early nodulin-like protein 22 (ENODL22); FUNCTIONS IN: electron carrier activity, copper ion binding; LOCATED IN: endomembrane system; EXPRESSED IN: 7 plant structures; EXPRESSED DURING: 4 anthesis, LP.02 two leaves visible, 4 leaf senescence stage, LP.12 twelve leaves visible; CONTAINS InterPro DOMAIN/s: Plastocyanin-like (InterPro:IPR003245), Cupredoxin (InterPro:IPR008972); BEST Arabidopsis thaliana protein match is: plantacyanin (TAIR:AT2G02850.1); Has 1120 Blast hits to 1103 proteins in 53 species: Archae - 0; Bacteria - 0; Metazoa - 0; Fungi - 0; Plants - 1120; Viruses - 0; Other Eukaryotes - 0 (source: NCBI BLink).) produces MAQSSGHVSYVAVTVPIAIVMTVLCLFLANAVTYARRPTTYIVGGDDGWDPVVPMDTWARGKTFYAGDILEFKYDYQRFNLIVVNRTGYETCEANVGAIEYSSGDDKIQLNYGYNYFIGTYTPEDCTTGLKMAIKALAPR; encoded by the exons ATGGCTCAATCATCTGGACACGTTTCTTATGTGGCGGTTACGGTTCCAATAGCTATTGTCATGACAGTGTTGTGCTTGTTTCTAGCCAACGCCGTGACCTATGCCCGGAGACCGACCACCTACATTGTGGGAGGCGACGATGGTTGGGATCCGGTTGTTCCGATGGACACTTGGGCACGAGGCAAAACCTTTTATGCTGGTGATATTCTCG AATTCAAATACGATTATCAGagatttaatttgattgtgGTAAACCGAACTGGTTATGAAACTTGTGAAGCGAACGTTGGAGCGATAGAATATTCGTCCGGAGACGATAAGATCCAGCTTAATTACGGTTATAATTATTTCATCGGAACATATACTCCCGAGGATTGTACCACCGGTTTAAAAATGGCCATCAAAGCATTGGCTCcaagataa
- the BETA-TIP gene encoding beta-tonoplast intrinsic protein (beta-tonoplast intrinsic protein (BETA-TIP); FUNCTIONS IN: water channel activity; INVOLVED IN: transport, transmembrane transport; LOCATED IN: integral to membrane, membrane; EXPRESSED DURING: seedling growth; CONTAINS InterPro DOMAIN/s: Major intrinsic protein, conserved site (InterPro:IPR022357), Aquaporin (InterPro:IPR012269), Major intrinsic protein (InterPro:IPR000425); BEST Arabidopsis thaliana protein match is: Aquaporin-like superfamily protein (TAIR:AT1G73190.1); Has 10707 Blast hits to 10694 proteins in 2147 species: Archae - 83; Bacteria - 5023; Metazoa - 1508; Fungi - 447; Plants - 2508; Viruses - 2; Other Eukaryotes - 1136 (source: NCBI BLink).) has protein sequence MATSARRAYGFGRADEATHPDSIRATLAEFLSTFVFVFAGEGSILALDKLYWDTAAHTGTNTPGGLVLVALAHALALFAAVSAAINVSGGHVNPAVTFAALIGGRISVIRAIYYWVAQLIGAILACLLLRLATNGLRPVGFHVASGVSELHGLLMEIILTFALVYVVYSTAIDPKRGSIGIIAPLAIGLIVGANILVGGPFDGASMNPARAFGPALVGWRWSNHWIYWVGPFIGGALAALIYEYMIIPSVNEPPHHSTHQPLAPEDY, from the exons ATGGCTACATCTGCTAGAAGAGCATATGGATTCGGGAGAGCTGACGAGGCGACTCACCCGGACTCCATTAGAGCCACTTTGGCTGAGTTTCTTTCCACGTTCGTCTTCGTCTTTGCTGGAGAAGGCTCAATCCTCGCTCTAG ACAAGTTGTATTGGGACACGGCGGCTCACACGGGGACAAACACGCCTGGAGGGTTAGTTCTGGTGGCGTTAGCTCATGCATTGGCCTTGTTCGCGGCTGTTTCTGCAGCCATCAATGTCTCTGGTGGCCACGTCAACCCCGCTGTCACTTTTGCTGCTCTAATCGGAGGCAGGATCTCGGTCATTCGAGCTATCTACTATTGGGTTGCTCAGCTTATAGGTGCTATCCTCGCTTGTCTCTTGTTGAGGCTTGCCACTAATGGCTTG AGACCAGTAGGTTTCCATGTAGCATCAGGAGTTAGTGAGCTTCATGGGCTACTGATGGAGATCATACTTACATTTGCTTTGGTTTATGTTGTCTACTCGACCGCAATCGATCCAAAGAGGGGGAGTATTGGGATCATAGCGCCACTAGCCATCGGGCTCATAGTTGGGGCAAACATTTTGGTGGGAGGACCTTTCGATGGAGCCTCTATGAATCCGGCTAGAGCCTTTGGTCCAGCATTAGTGGGATGGAGGTGGAGTAACCATTGGATCTATTGGGTTGGACCGTTCATTGGTGGTGCACTCGCCGCACTGATCTATGAGTACATGATCATCCCCAGCGTGAACGAACCTCCTCACCACAGTACCCACCAACCATTGGCTCCGGAAGATTACTAG
- a CDS encoding testis-expressed sequence 2-like protein (DUF2404) (Putative integral membrane protein conserved region (DUF2404); FUNCTIONS IN: phosphoinositide binding; INVOLVED IN: signal transduction; LOCATED IN: endomembrane system; CONTAINS InterPro DOMAIN/s: Protein of unknown function DUF2404, transmembrane (InterPro:IPR019411), Pleckstrin homology (InterPro:IPR001849); BEST Arabidopsis thaliana protein match is: Putative integral membrane protein conserved region (DUF2404) (TAIR:AT1G73200.1); Has 588 Blast hits to 406 proteins in 156 species: Archae - 0; Bacteria - 7; Metazoa - 150; Fungi - 264; Plants - 48; Viruses - 0; Other Eukaryotes - 119 (source: NCBI BLink).) codes for MFSFVGFVVFLSGFFLGILAVLSAEAAGFMYLLKRLNRKRDRIESKPVSDPSIKDFNPRESIDFCINKQGVVWILELDEGLKNWMKEKLPKEQKRKRGLLEIHPLRKFARIKDHKLILSDADSTQSETTVSLIGCSIEAVSGSDLPTRKWAKRFPIKVESKISPALYKGNQVFYIYLETSWEKESWCKALRLASCENQERFIWYSTKLKEDFRNYVTSLNVAYPSFMKPSLGFSFETLDKGNRTDGSSSKVRLFLKKFSRKRSNREDRKTYSHHGSSSGKCFPGKNNMTDDTDVPIFSRSVSHSSHISGVSHLSGVSDGDSEEKVDMDEGTLALNLLISRLFFDLKRKTGVKNSVQARIQRLLSNMRTPSYIGELICSDVDTGNLPPHIHATRVLPMEMSGVWAFELDIEYSGDVVIDVETRVDIREVDLQQGITDTRLQPRSSGVVPSNFAEGVEDFEKQLVFPVETVNAGEVKNGGANKADESKSSRGTKAAPNGVSRWKSILKTIAEQVSQVPISLSIRVSSLRGTLRVHMKPPPSDQLWFGFTSMPDIEFDLASSVGEHKITNSHVAMFLINRFKTAIREAVVLPNCESLTIPWMIAEKDDWVQRKAAPFMWLNQENDHNTSHATEARSKSDKPPTSFSCLQAEQMQRTANATQKIISEIGTLASSSCAQSEQVQKAATAFQKQNTEAEAIMSTPLSNSTTVTIENDKSLEELKTPLLVPSSSNKQETNSRGSSREVSAVQSPSRSVASSEEDDSRGKKQGRRARMLDLGKKMGEKLEEKRRHMEEKSRQIVEKMRGPS; via the exons ATGTTTTCGTTTGTGGGTTTCGTGGTGTTCCTCTCTGGATTTTTCCTGGGAATTCTCGCCGTCTTATCCGCTGAAGCTGCGGGATTTATGTATCTCCTGAAGCGATTGAATCGCAAGAGAGATCGTATTGAGTCAAAACCCGTCTCTGATCCATCTATCAAGGATTTTAATCCTCGCGAATCCATCGATTTCTGTATCAACAAACAG GGAGTGGTATGGATTTTGGAATTGGATGAAGGTCTGAAGAACTGGATGAAGGAAAAGTTACCAAAAGagcagaagaggaagagaggcTTATTGGAGATTCATCCACTTCGAAAGTTCGCTCGAATCAAAGATCACAAGCTTATCTTGTCAGATGCTGATAGCACTCAGAGTGAGACTACCGTTTCTTTAATAGGTTGCAGTATTGAGGCTGTTTCAGGCTCTGATCTCCCTACAAGAAAATG ggCCAAAAGGTTTCCAATAAAAGTTGAAAGCAAGATTTCTCCAGCCTTATACAAGGGAAACCAGGTGTTTTACATCTATCTGGAGACTTCTTGGGAAAAGGAATCATGGTGTAAAGCCCTTCGTCTTGCTTCTTGTGAAAATCAGGAAAGGTTTATTTGGTACTCCACCAAATTGAAAGAAGATTTCCGTAATTATGTGACTTCTCTTAATGTTGCATATCCTTCATTTATGAAACCATCACTTGGCTTTAGTTTTGAGACACTTGACAAAGGGAACAGAACGGATGGTTCATCCTCAAAGGTTCGCTTGTTCTTGAAGAAATTTTCTAGAAAGCGATCAAATCGTGAAGACAGGAAAACCTATTCACATCATGGAAGTAGCTCAGGGAAGTGCTTTCCAGGAAAGAATAATATGACAGATGATACTGATGTGCCTATTTTTTCACGTTCTGTGAGCCATAGCAGTCATATTTCTGGGGTCAGTCATCTTTCTGGGGTTTCAGATGGAGACTCTGAAGAAAAGGTTGACATGGATGAAGGAACATTAGCGTTGAACTTGCTCATTTCTAGGCTATTTTTCGATCTCAAACGGAAAACAGGAGTGAAGAATTCAGTGCAAGCACGAATTCAG CGGTTGTTATCTAACATGAGGACTCCGAGCTACATAGGCGAACTAATCTGCTCCGATGTTGACACTGGAAATCTCCCACCTCATATACATGCTACACGGGTTCTTCCAATGGAGATGAGTGGTGTGTGGGCATTCGAACTAGATATTGAATACTCTGGTGACGTGGTGATTGACGTTGAAACACGGGTTGACATCCGTGAGGTGGATCTGCAACAAGGCATAACCGATACAAGGTTGCAGCCAAGGTCTTCAGGGGTAGTCCCGTCAAATTTTGCTGAAGGTgttgaagattttgaaaagCAATTAGTCTTCCCTGTGGAAACTGTTAATGCAGGAGAAGTGAAAAATGGTGGAGCCAATAAAGCAG ATGAATCCAAGAGCTCAAGAGGTACGAAGGCAGCTCCAAATGGTGTATCCAGGTGGAAGTCTATTCTTAAAACAATTGCTGAACAAGTTTCTCAG GTGCCTATCTCTTTGTCAATACGGGTGTCTTCTCTTCGAGGGACACTGCGGGTACACATGAAGCCGCCTCCTTCTGATCAATTATGGTTTGGATTCACGAGCATGCCGGATATCGAATTCGATCTCGCATCTTCTGTTGGGGAACACAAAATCACCAACAGCCATGTTGCAATGTTCTTGATCAACCGGTTTAAG ACGGCAATACGAGAAGCGGTGGTTCTTCCCAACTGTGAAAGCCTAACGATTCCTTGGATGATTGCTGAAAAAGATGATTGGGTTCAACGCAAAGCCGCTCCATTCATGTGGCTGAATCAAGAAAACGATCACAATACCTCCCATGCAACAGAAGCGAGATCTAAATCTGACAAGCCACCGACTTCGTTCTCATGTCTTCAAGCTGAGCAAATGCAGAGAACTGCAAACGCCACCCAGAAGATTATTTCTGAAATAGGGACATTGGCTTCTTCCTCCTGTGCTCAGTCTGAGCAAGTGCAGAAAGCGGCCACTGCTTTCCAGAAACAGAATACTGAAGCAGAAGCTATTATGTCTACGCCATTGTCAAACTCCACAACTGTAACAATAGAGAATGATAAATCCTTGGAAGAACTGAAAACTCCACTACTGGTACCCAGCAGCAGTAACAAGCAGGAGACGAACTCAAGAGGGAGTAGCAGAGAGGTTTCTGCTGTTCAGTCACCATCTAGGTCTGTAGCTTCAagcgaagaagatgattcaaGGGGGAAAAAACAGGGAAGAAGAGCAAGAATGTTGGATCTTGGGAAGAAAATGGGGGAGAAATTGGAGGAGAAGAGGCGTCACATGGAGGAGAAGAGTAGACAGATTGTTGAAAAGATGAGAGGACCTTCTTAA
- a CDS encoding hypothetical protein (DUF789) (Protein of unknown function (DUF789); CONTAINS InterPro DOMAIN/s: Protein of unknown function DUF789 (InterPro:IPR008507); BEST Arabidopsis thaliana protein match is: Protein of unknown function (DUF789) (TAIR:AT1G73210.1); Has 265 Blast hits to 257 proteins in 18 species: Archae - 0; Bacteria - 0; Metazoa - 0; Fungi - 0; Plants - 263; Viruses - 0; Other Eukaryotes - 2 (source: NCBI BLink).) — protein MVGERMWWWSSSSTKLRSNLERFLRGITPKPPSFSLSQSCKNDLNSLWIHENKDEIEYFRLSDLWDCFDEPSAYGLGSKVDLNNGESVMQYYVPYLSAIQIYTNKSTAISRIHSDVVDCESECWSDDSEIEKLSRSMSSGSSKIWDSVSDDSGYEIDGTSSLMRDKLGSIDFQYFESVKPHLRVPLTAKVNELAEKYPGLSTLRSVDLSPASWLAIAWYPIYHIPSRKTDKDLSTCFLSYHTLSSAFQGNLIEGDDEINETMKEETLCFDEGPVTKSIPLAPFGLVSYKLQGDLWRNQECGDQGRIVYLRSAADSWLKQLNVQDHHDHSFFSMNMSL, from the exons ATGGTGGGAGAGAGAATGTGGTGGTGGTCATCATCGTCGACGAAACTCCGATCAAACCTTGAAAGATTTCTCAGAGGAATCACTCCAAAAcctccttctttctctttatcacAG AGCTGCAAGAATGATTTGAACAGTTTGTGGATCCATGAGAACAAAGATGAGATTGAATATTTCAGGCTTAGTGATCTTTGGGACTGTTTTGATGAGCCAAGCGCGTATGGACTTGGATCAAAGGTCGACTTAAACAATGGTGAATCCGTTATGCAGTACTATGTCCCGTATCTATCCGCCATTCAAATCTATACTAACAAATCTACAGCCATTTCTAG GATTCATAGTGATGTGGTTGATTGTGAGAGTGAATGTTGGAGTGATGATAGTGAGATTGAGAAGTTGTCTAGGTCAATGAGCAGTGGTTCTAGCAAAATATGGGATTCTGTTTCTGATGATTCGGGTTATGAGATCGATGGTACTTCTTCATTGATGCGAGATAAGCTCGGTTCTATTGATTTTCAGTACTTTGAGTCCGTTAAACCGCACTTGCGTGTTCCTCTTACCGCTAAG GTAAATGAATTGGCTGAGAAGTATCCGGGACTTTCGACTCTAAGGAGTGTTGATTTGTCTCCAGCAAGTTGGTTGGCCATTGCTTG GTATCCAATTTACCACATTCCCTCTCGGAAGACCGATAAAGATTTATCGACATGTTTCTTGAGTTATCATACTTTATCTTCGGCTTTCCAAG GTAACTTGATAGAGGGAGACGATGAGATTAACGAAAccatgaaagaagaaacattgtGTTTTGATGAAGGACCGGTGACCAAGAGTATACCTTTGGCTCCTTTTGGTTTAGTTAGTTACAAATTGCAAGGAGATTTGTGGAGGAATCAAGAATGTGGTGACCAAGGACGTATAGTTTATCTTCGCAGTGCAGCTGATTCGTGGCTGAAACAGCTTAATGTTCAAGATCACCATGACCATAGCTTCTTCTCCATGAACATGAGCTTGTAg